A section of the Falco rusticolus isolate bFalRus1 chromosome Z, bFalRus1.pri, whole genome shotgun sequence genome encodes:
- the DNAJC25 gene encoding dnaJ homolog subfamily C member 25 isoform X2, protein MAAGGGAGPGRRWLLSLWLCAAVLPRAARGLTEGLYCGRRVCYEVLGVSRQASKVEIARAYRQLARKYHPDRYRGEAAAPGGGGPQAAHEKFLLIATAYETLKDEETRKDYDYMLDHPEEYYRHYYHYYSRRLAPKVDVRIVILVMVCAISVFQFDSLEDHQKETFLERRLWIREKYEIYKREQEEELKKKMAMDPRWKRYRRWMKNEGPGRLTFIDD, encoded by the exons atggcggccggcggcggcgcggggccggggcggcgctGGCTGCTGAGCCTGTGGCTGTGCGCGGCCGTGCTGccgcgggcggcgcggggcctGACGGAGGGGCTGTACTGCGGGCGGCGCGTCTGCTACGAGGTGCTGGGCGTCAGCCGGCAGGCCAGCAAGGTGGAGATCGCCCGCGCCTACCGGCAGCTGGCCCGCAAGTACCACCCCGACCGCTACCGCGGAGAagcggcggcgccgggcggcggcggcccgcaGGCGGCGCACGAGAAGTTCCTCCTCATCGCCACCGCCTACGAGACCCTCAAG GATGAAGAAACACGTAAAGATTATGACTACATGTTGGATCATCCAGAAGAGTATTACAGGCATTATTACCACTACTACAGCAGGAGATTGGCACCTAAAGTGGATGTCAGAATAGTGATTCTTGTTATGGTGTGTGCCATCTCCGTGTTTCAG TTTGACAGCCTAGAAGATCATCAAAAAGAGACCTTTCTTGAACGGCGACTGTGGATACGAGAAAAGTATGAG ATCTATAAACGAGAACAAGAGGAGGAGTTAAAGAAGAAGATGGCCATGGATCCCCGATGGAAGAGGTATCGGCGGTGGATGAAGAATGAAGGACCTGGAAGACTGACTTTTATTGATGATTGA
- the DNAJC25 gene encoding dnaJ homolog subfamily C member 25 isoform X1 translates to MAAGGGAGPGRRWLLSLWLCAAVLPRAARGLTEGLYCGRRVCYEVLGVSRQASKVEIARAYRQLARKYHPDRYRGEAAAPGGGGPQAAHEKFLLIATAYETLKDEETRKDYDYMLDHPEEYYRHYYHYYSRRLAPKVDVRIVILVMVCAISVFQFFSWWSSYNEAINYLATVPKYRIQATEIARQQGLLNKTKEKGKNRRSKEEIREEEEEIIKDIIKNKIDIKGGYQKPKIHDILLFQILLAPFYLGKYLVWNCWWIYCFSIKGQEYGVEEKLYIIRKYMKMSPSQFDSLEDHQKETFLERRLWIREKYEIYKREQEEELKKKMAMDPRWKRYRRWMKNEGPGRLTFIDD, encoded by the exons atggcggccggcggcggcgcggggccggggcggcgctGGCTGCTGAGCCTGTGGCTGTGCGCGGCCGTGCTGccgcgggcggcgcggggcctGACGGAGGGGCTGTACTGCGGGCGGCGCGTCTGCTACGAGGTGCTGGGCGTCAGCCGGCAGGCCAGCAAGGTGGAGATCGCCCGCGCCTACCGGCAGCTGGCCCGCAAGTACCACCCCGACCGCTACCGCGGAGAagcggcggcgccgggcggcggcggcccgcaGGCGGCGCACGAGAAGTTCCTCCTCATCGCCACCGCCTACGAGACCCTCAAG GATGAAGAAACACGTAAAGATTATGACTACATGTTGGATCATCCAGAAGAGTATTACAGGCATTATTACCACTACTACAGCAGGAGATTGGCACCTAAAGTGGATGTCAGAATAGTGATTCTTGTTATGGTGTGTGCCATCTCCGTGTTTCAG TTCTTCAGCTGGTGGAGTAGTTACAACGAAGCTATCAACTACCTAGCTACAGTGCCAAAATACCGTATACAAGCTACTGAGATTGCCAGGCAACAAGGTTTACTCAACAAGactaaagaaaaaggcaagaacaGGCGCTCTAAAGAAGAAATTCGcgaagaggaggaagaaatcaTCAaagacattattaaaaataaaatagatataAAAGGCGGTTATCAGAAGCCCAAGATACATGATATCCTTCTATTTCAGATCCTTCTTGCTCCTTTTTACTTGGGCAAATACTTAGTTTGGAACTGTTGGTGGATTTATTGTTTCTCTATTAAAGGGCAAGAATATGGTGTGGAAGAGAAGCTGTATATCATACGAAAGTACATGAAAATGTCTCCTTCTCAGTTTGACAGCCTAGAAGATCATCAAAAAGAGACCTTTCTTGAACGGCGACTGTGGATACGAGAAAAGTATGAG ATCTATAAACGAGAACAAGAGGAGGAGTTAAAGAAGAAGATGGCCATGGATCCCCGATGGAAGAGGTATCGGCGGTGGATGAAGAATGAAGGACCTGGAAGACTGACTTTTATTGATGATTGA